A portion of the Planctomycetia bacterium genome contains these proteins:
- a CDS encoding WD40 repeat domain-containing protein: MTFSSDGARLASASDDRTIKLWDAETGAELRTLTGHADWVMSVTFSPDGTWLASASKDRTIKLWNAQSDAEIRALTGHAEWVTNVALSPNGARLASASADRTIKLWDTRSGAELRTFIGHASSVLRVTFSPDGARLFSKDLANDRIAWNAESGTRLEPPKEWPDFNSSNNKTPDGRWLAVSSNRHVLLVDLHFKDTPNEKEFRQFKARLDPSWHEQQAMAAVKAAPPDHYSALFHWAWVSEAKPDDILTSDRLYTTYDKYCDEFKARAAKVPTSADQDKATALISTNPNDYLAPLVLKLLGKSRTPKPSN, translated from the coding sequence GTGACATTCAGCTCCGATGGCGCACGGCTCGCCTCAGCAAGCGATGACCGGACGATCAAACTGTGGGACGCAGAAACCGGCGCGGAACTCCGCACGCTCACCGGACATGCGGATTGGGTCATGAGCGTGACATTCAGTCCCGACGGCACGTGGCTCGCCTCGGCAAGTAAGGATCGCACGATCAAACTGTGGAACGCGCAATCTGACGCGGAAATTCGCGCGCTTACCGGGCACGCAGAGTGGGTGACAAACGTGGCGTTAAGTCCCAACGGCGCGCGGCTCGCCTCGGCAAGCGCTGACCGAACGATCAAACTGTGGGACACTCGCTCCGGCGCGGAACTCCGCACATTCATCGGGCATGCTAGTTCGGTCTTGCGAGTTACGTTCAGCCCCGACGGCGCGAGGCTCTTCAGCAAAGATTTGGCGAACGACCGAATCGCCTGGAATGCGGAATCAGGCACGCGCCTTGAGCCTCCCAAGGAATGGCCTGATTTCAATTCGTCGAACAACAAGACTCCCGACGGCCGATGGCTGGCGGTTAGCAGCAATCGGCATGTCTTGCTCGTCGACCTCCACTTCAAGGATACTCCCAACGAGAAAGAGTTCCGCCAGTTCAAAGCGAGGCTTGATCCGTCATGGCATGAGCAACAAGCCATGGCGGCGGTCAAGGCGGCGCCTCCCGATCATTACTCGGCCCTCTTTCATTGGGCGTGGGTCTCCGAGGCCAAGCCGGACGACATCTTAACCAGCGACCGACTATACACCACGTATGATAAGTATTGCGACGAGTTCAAAGCCCGCGCCGCGAAAGTGCCAACGAGCGCTGACCAAGACAAAGCAACTGCGCTTATCTCCACCAATCCCAACGACTATCTCGCCCCCCTCGTCCTCAAGTTGCTGGGGAAATCTCGCACCCCCAAGCCGAGCAACTGA
- a CDS encoding DNA cytosine methyltransferase, translating into MPNGRKTRIKAFDLFCGGGGSSLGARQAGAIPVGGVDCWSLAADAYELNVPGAKAYPEKLCDVSPKKVLNELGPIDLLLASPECTHHSIAKGNKPRSEDSKQLAYEVVRFAKVLEPRWIVVENVVQMSTWHAFNDWLSQLHGLGYHSLVVKLNAADFEVPQTRRRLFVLLDRVQAPIAPEPSGRKVATVKTILRSALRADWSFKFTPLHNGRRALKTIERAERAIAEVGEEREFLMVYYGSDAAGGFQELDRPLRTITTLDRFALVRKNCVGHEMRMLQPSELAIGMGFPANYKFPDAATRRDCIKLMGNAVCPPLMRAVVRSLIAAD; encoded by the coding sequence ATGCCTAACGGGCGAAAAACCAGAATCAAAGCATTCGATTTGTTCTGCGGCGGCGGCGGAAGCTCGCTCGGCGCTCGGCAGGCGGGAGCGATCCCGGTAGGGGGCGTCGATTGCTGGTCGCTTGCCGCTGATGCCTATGAACTGAACGTGCCAGGGGCTAAGGCGTACCCAGAAAAGCTATGCGACGTCTCGCCAAAGAAAGTACTCAACGAGCTAGGCCCGATCGACTTGCTGCTGGCGTCGCCCGAGTGCACGCACCACAGCATTGCCAAAGGGAACAAACCGCGGTCTGAAGACAGCAAGCAACTGGCGTATGAGGTGGTTCGCTTTGCCAAGGTGCTTGAGCCGCGTTGGATCGTCGTCGAAAACGTGGTTCAAATGAGCACTTGGCATGCCTTTAATGACTGGCTTAGTCAACTGCATGGCCTTGGCTACCATTCGCTCGTCGTCAAGCTGAATGCCGCTGACTTCGAGGTGCCACAAACGCGACGTCGCCTGTTTGTGCTTCTTGATCGAGTTCAGGCTCCGATCGCACCAGAACCGAGTGGTCGCAAGGTCGCGACAGTAAAAACGATCCTTCGAAGTGCGCTACGGGCCGACTGGTCGTTCAAGTTCACTCCGCTACACAATGGGCGTCGCGCGCTGAAGACCATTGAAAGAGCGGAGCGAGCCATTGCTGAGGTCGGCGAGGAACGAGAGTTCCTGATGGTCTACTACGGATCGGACGCTGCGGGCGGGTTTCAGGAACTGGACCGACCACTGCGAACGATCACGACGCTGGACCGATTTGCGCTCGTACGGAAGAACTGCGTTGGGCACGAGATGCGAATGCTTCAGCCTTCCGAGCTAGCGATCGGGATGGGTTTTCCGGCGAACTACAAGTTTCCCGATGCCGCGACGCGGCGCGACTGCATCAAGTTGATGGGCAACGCGGTCTGCCCGCCGCTCATGAGAGCCGTGGTTCGGTCTCTTATCGCTGCGGACTGA
- a CDS encoding AIPR family protein, protein MNQKFLDWILQEVFDRAHHPEIGSIRLPALTGVLLDSLEEAGILAGPQPSYFRFERGNVAAEVHAYACDTEDDVISLFFCVDATADIPLGQPAEPCNTGKDVLDRAFRRMEAFIKLAQSERTAEIEESQPARELVDLIKDAPRQKATIELNVVTTGLVSDRASGSREAGSYRREIWDLLRLERVCGGNRDGSITIDFTQDFGTTLPCLVTPKSSDGLQVLLTCIPGQLLADIYNTHRAGLLERNVRSFLQFTGKVNKGIRDTVLNEPHRFLPYNNGLSATAGEVEFQVLSGSLAQIRIVKDFQIVNGGQTTASIASCARRDDADLQNVSVPMKLTVVPRSMLDGLVPKISRYANTQNRIQDSDFSANDPWHIGLERLSRNTWTRATPENPRGTRWFFERSRGQYADGLAANATPAGKRQYRSENPPGQRFTKTDLAKFVLSWDQYPTVVSRGAQKCFMTFMQHLSSSQRKTPEEVDFKRIVALGILFRFAERLYGEMDYQGYRAQVVTYSIARLSHECQRQLDVEAIWKEQQIPADIQGALKYIVTGVREMITEPPKTQKNVGEWCKRDECWTAVLARSIKVTLKTVPTGKRDEKYGSKVDIAPALHPDQQEFLDVIRTVPAVVWFSVSSWAKETSTLQPWQRGLAYSLGDLTERSKVPSMKQAVHGRKIVLEALRLGFTHDAIDQRLAASIADLSDSVTP, encoded by the coding sequence ATGAACCAGAAGTTCCTAGACTGGATTCTTCAAGAAGTGTTTGACCGGGCGCATCACCCCGAGATTGGGAGCATTCGGCTTCCGGCGCTTACCGGCGTGCTGCTCGATAGCCTTGAGGAAGCCGGGATCCTCGCCGGGCCGCAGCCGTCATACTTCCGGTTCGAACGCGGAAACGTTGCGGCGGAAGTGCATGCGTACGCCTGCGATACCGAAGACGACGTGATTTCGCTTTTCTTCTGTGTCGATGCCACTGCCGATATCCCACTCGGCCAACCGGCCGAACCGTGCAATACCGGGAAGGATGTGCTCGACCGGGCATTTCGGCGAATGGAGGCGTTTATCAAGCTTGCGCAGTCGGAGCGAACTGCCGAAATCGAGGAGTCGCAGCCCGCGCGCGAACTGGTCGATCTAATCAAGGACGCCCCGCGACAAAAGGCGACCATCGAACTCAATGTCGTCACGACGGGGCTTGTATCCGATCGCGCTTCCGGATCGCGGGAAGCCGGGTCATACCGTCGAGAGATTTGGGATCTGCTGCGGCTTGAACGAGTTTGCGGCGGGAACCGCGACGGATCGATCACGATCGACTTTACTCAAGACTTTGGAACGACACTGCCCTGTCTCGTGACGCCCAAATCGTCAGACGGCCTTCAGGTGCTGCTCACCTGCATTCCCGGGCAGCTGCTGGCCGACATTTACAACACCCATCGCGCGGGGCTTCTGGAGCGGAACGTCCGCTCATTTCTTCAATTCACAGGAAAGGTGAACAAGGGCATTCGCGACACAGTGCTGAACGAGCCGCACCGTTTCCTGCCCTACAACAACGGTCTTTCCGCTACGGCCGGCGAAGTGGAATTCCAGGTGCTATCCGGGAGCCTCGCTCAGATTCGCATTGTCAAGGACTTTCAGATCGTGAATGGGGGACAGACGACGGCATCAATCGCAAGCTGCGCACGACGGGACGACGCCGATTTGCAAAACGTGTCCGTACCCATGAAGCTCACTGTCGTTCCCCGCTCGATGCTCGACGGTCTCGTGCCGAAGATTTCCCGATACGCCAACACACAAAACCGGATTCAGGACTCGGACTTCAGCGCCAATGATCCGTGGCATATCGGACTTGAACGCCTTTCGCGCAATACATGGACTCGAGCGACGCCGGAAAATCCGCGCGGCACTCGGTGGTTTTTCGAGCGATCGAGGGGGCAATACGCCGATGGACTCGCGGCGAACGCGACACCGGCCGGCAAACGCCAGTATCGAAGTGAGAATCCGCCAGGGCAGAGGTTTACGAAGACTGATTTGGCGAAATTCGTTTTGAGCTGGGACCAGTATCCCACCGTCGTAAGTCGCGGAGCGCAGAAGTGCTTTATGACCTTCATGCAGCATCTCTCAAGCTCGCAGCGGAAAACACCGGAGGAAGTAGATTTTAAGCGGATCGTGGCGCTGGGCATTCTGTTTCGTTTCGCGGAACGACTCTACGGGGAGATGGACTATCAGGGTTATCGCGCACAAGTCGTTACGTACTCCATAGCGAGGCTGTCGCACGAGTGCCAACGTCAATTGGACGTCGAAGCAATCTGGAAGGAACAGCAGATACCCGCCGACATTCAAGGGGCGCTGAAGTACATTGTCACCGGGGTACGAGAGATGATTACGGAGCCGCCGAAAACGCAGAAAAACGTCGGGGAATGGTGCAAACGCGATGAATGCTGGACTGCGGTTCTTGCGCGGTCAATCAAGGTGACGCTGAAAACCGTTCCGACGGGAAAGCGAGACGAGAAGTACGGGAGCAAAGTGGATATAGCCCCTGCTCTGCATCCGGATCAGCAGGAGTTCCTAGATGTAATCCGTACCGTTCCTGCCGTGGTTTGGTTTTCCGTTTCCTCGTGGGCGAAGGAAACGTCGACGCTGCAGCCCTGGCAGAGAGGGCTTGCCTATTCGCTTGGAGACCTTACCGAGCGCTCGAAAGTGCCGTCGATGAAGCAGGCCGTTCATGGACGGAAAATCGTGCTTGAAGCATTGCGCCTCGGATTCACGCACGACGCGATCGATCAACGGCTCGCGGCATCGATAGCCGATCTCTCAGATAGCGTCACGCCGTAA
- a CDS encoding PD-(D/E)XK motif protein, whose translation MRLCHEGQGLRVFAAVTDAARTASIVVEIPEQLTPRRLTMVSGRRLSVIAGGVAGLPAGRVAIVLRLRDAEFEDLFAQLGTDLLAGIQRSTSAGAAVQSITRLIERWRRFLDQRHSMLAAEEVRGLIGELCVLDRSVDRLGPAAALAAWKSPQGSIRDFEFTDRTIEVKTILAAVGGSVRINEPMQLQPEPSVPLFLVCQELGRSDTPQSALPGHIARVASRFAHEMKLAEDFEDALAASGYLPAHAETYTDGFTLGPLHAFLVGPGFPRIHPDAVPPGVLRVQFSLEVLQLSRFGTDPDLAVGPVPSPSTQLP comes from the coding sequence ATGCGATTGTGTCATGAGGGCCAGGGCCTCCGGGTCTTTGCCGCGGTGACTGATGCCGCGCGAACCGCCTCGATTGTCGTGGAGATCCCCGAGCAATTGACGCCACGTCGTCTGACCATGGTCTCCGGCCGACGGCTATCCGTGATCGCCGGCGGAGTCGCCGGACTGCCTGCGGGACGAGTCGCCATCGTCTTACGTCTCCGGGATGCGGAATTTGAGGACTTGTTTGCCCAACTAGGGACGGACTTGCTCGCGGGGATTCAGCGATCAACGTCGGCAGGCGCCGCCGTGCAGAGCATCACGCGCCTCATTGAACGATGGCGACGGTTTCTGGACCAACGCCACTCAATGCTCGCGGCGGAAGAAGTGCGCGGGCTAATCGGAGAACTGTGTGTGCTTGATCGATCGGTTGATCGCCTTGGACCTGCGGCCGCGTTAGCGGCCTGGAAATCGCCGCAAGGTTCCATTCGCGACTTCGAATTCACCGATCGGACGATCGAGGTTAAGACCATTCTTGCTGCAGTGGGTGGCTCTGTGCGGATCAATGAGCCAATGCAGCTTCAGCCGGAACCCAGTGTTCCGCTCTTCCTCGTGTGCCAGGAGCTTGGCAGATCAGACACCCCGCAAAGCGCCCTTCCCGGGCATATCGCACGCGTAGCCAGTAGGTTCGCTCACGAAATGAAGCTCGCGGAAGATTTTGAGGATGCTCTTGCCGCGTCCGGCTACCTACCAGCGCACGCTGAGACCTACACTGACGGATTCACGCTCGGACCGCTTCATGCATTTCTCGTCGGACCTGGTTTTCCTCGTATTCACCCCGACGCCGTGCCGCCCGGAGTGCTGCGAGTTCAGTTCTCGCTGGAGGTCTTGCAACTCTCCCGATTCGGGACGGATCCGGATCTCGCTGTTGGCCCCGTTCCGTCCCCATCGACCCAACTGCCATGA
- a CDS encoding Z1 domain-containing protein codes for MTGDSAAISFGFKPEHVVDIFLRGALTTSTPTVDEVHRQVEAILLGPFESLRPHIGQIVSEILRRIDVKIGAAEILDYSVDHEPWLEDIDRSQWRLSPRLQGYLRDHDRLPVSVLGELERSTDQALMRLESPNRPGKWDRRGLVVGHVQSGKTTHYTTLAAKAIDSGYRIVIILAGIHNNLRSQTHERIDKYLLGRDSCALQPAGGHSPITGVGQYARQQGMEDVAFSMLTCTTAAENGDFKDLMARQVWFQVNEGARLVMVVKKNASILRKLRDWLRVLLTEQSASGDRRPIRHPTLFIDDEADQASINTKDADEDPSVINGLIRELLTSFERVGLVGYTATPFANIFIDPSETSAASRFGPDLFPRSFIISLKPPSDYIGPDVVFGHPGDESAGILPRERLPMYKEVDDEMQWVPIPHKKDHVPGPLPDTVHEAIRHFVLVCATRAYRGDGNAHNSMLVHATRFVKVQSRIVEQIQQEVATIQTLLSFGAPATVRAYHDALQEIWNKEIAGKHAAFKRRLGESCFPLPSWNDIWSEVPRAAGKIKVMEINGTSDDALTYARAPEGLSVIAVGGDRLSRGLTLEGLSVSYFLRTSIMFDTLMQMGRWFGYRPRYADLCRVYTTNDLYGAFREIALAVEDLRADLDRMARANRTPEEFGMRVRTPSDGLLITAANKIRRGEPVQVRFAEELVQALQMPGAGAAAQANRDALSGLIGRLPSPRRSIREKKSPYFLWDEVPAAHVLEFLTSYDAYRTHSFLNHCEQLRTYIKDRVANGELTKWTVCLVSQKPTADVPVVRFAGFDLPLINRAYDTDRVLPPGHVDFRAVSGREEELADLDPDQFKQALESTHADDRKEEKKLSSIPAREHARAVRPAERGLLLLYPIVPLSQPMEEFVVSAAISFPKSKKVESLSYTVNDIWRAEYGFIGDWDESL; via the coding sequence ATGACTGGTGACTCCGCTGCGATCAGTTTTGGCTTCAAACCGGAGCACGTAGTCGATATCTTCCTTCGGGGTGCGCTGACCACTTCCACGCCCACCGTGGACGAAGTGCATCGGCAGGTCGAAGCAATACTTCTGGGACCTTTTGAGTCGCTTCGTCCGCATATCGGACAGATCGTGAGCGAGATTCTTCGTCGCATCGACGTCAAGATCGGCGCCGCCGAGATTCTTGACTATTCGGTCGATCACGAACCGTGGCTGGAGGACATCGATCGCTCCCAGTGGCGGCTATCGCCTCGTCTCCAGGGCTACTTACGAGATCATGACCGGTTACCGGTTTCGGTTCTTGGTGAGCTGGAACGCTCAACCGATCAGGCGCTAATGCGGCTTGAATCGCCGAATCGCCCTGGAAAGTGGGATCGTCGCGGCTTGGTCGTAGGTCATGTCCAATCGGGTAAAACCACCCACTATACCACGCTCGCCGCTAAGGCGATCGATTCCGGGTATCGGATCGTGATCATTCTTGCGGGGATCCACAATAACTTACGAAGCCAGACCCATGAGCGGATCGACAAATACCTGCTTGGGCGCGACAGTTGCGCCTTACAGCCCGCGGGCGGTCATTCGCCAATTACCGGCGTCGGCCAATATGCGCGACAGCAGGGAATGGAAGACGTCGCATTCTCGATGCTTACATGCACCACAGCCGCCGAAAATGGGGATTTCAAGGACCTGATGGCGCGGCAAGTTTGGTTCCAAGTAAACGAAGGTGCGCGCTTGGTCATGGTAGTGAAGAAGAACGCCTCAATTCTTCGAAAGCTTCGGGACTGGCTTCGAGTCCTCCTGACTGAACAAAGCGCTTCGGGCGATCGCCGTCCGATCCGCCATCCGACATTGTTCATTGATGACGAAGCGGATCAGGCTTCAATCAACACCAAAGATGCGGACGAGGATCCGTCCGTCATCAACGGCCTCATTCGTGAACTCCTCACGTCATTCGAGCGCGTCGGCTTGGTTGGCTACACCGCGACACCCTTTGCTAATATTTTCATCGATCCTTCGGAAACCTCGGCCGCTTCAAGATTCGGACCGGACCTCTTTCCACGTTCCTTCATCATTAGTTTGAAACCGCCGAGTGACTACATCGGTCCGGACGTAGTCTTTGGTCATCCCGGCGATGAGTCTGCTGGAATCCTGCCGCGGGAACGACTCCCGATGTACAAGGAGGTCGACGACGAAATGCAGTGGGTTCCGATTCCGCATAAGAAGGACCATGTGCCTGGGCCCCTTCCGGACACGGTGCACGAGGCGATTAGGCACTTCGTCCTTGTTTGCGCGACGAGGGCGTACCGTGGAGACGGTAACGCGCACAATTCGATGCTCGTGCATGCCACCCGCTTTGTTAAGGTTCAGAGTCGTATCGTGGAACAGATCCAACAAGAGGTCGCCACAATCCAGACGCTGCTTTCCTTCGGCGCCCCGGCGACCGTGCGGGCGTACCACGACGCGCTTCAAGAGATTTGGAACAAAGAGATTGCCGGCAAACATGCGGCATTTAAAAGGCGGCTTGGTGAAAGTTGTTTCCCGCTTCCATCGTGGAATGATATCTGGAGTGAGGTTCCAAGAGCCGCCGGCAAGATCAAGGTCATGGAGATTAACGGAACGTCCGACGATGCGCTGACTTATGCCCGTGCTCCGGAAGGTCTGTCCGTTATCGCCGTCGGGGGCGACAGACTCAGTCGCGGACTCACGCTGGAGGGACTGTCGGTCAGTTATTTTTTGCGCACGTCGATTATGTTCGATACGCTCATGCAGATGGGCCGGTGGTTTGGCTATCGCCCTCGCTACGCCGATCTTTGTCGCGTATATACGACCAACGACCTGTACGGAGCCTTTCGCGAGATTGCCCTTGCGGTCGAAGACCTTCGCGCCGACCTCGATCGGATGGCCCGCGCCAATCGGACACCGGAAGAATTCGGGATGCGTGTCCGAACCCCATCGGACGGCCTGCTCATCACTGCGGCCAACAAAATTCGCCGAGGCGAGCCGGTTCAGGTCCGTTTTGCAGAAGAGCTGGTGCAGGCGCTTCAAATGCCCGGCGCGGGCGCTGCCGCGCAAGCAAATCGTGACGCGCTCTCCGGCCTCATAGGGCGTCTGCCGTCGCCGCGACGCAGTATCAGGGAAAAGAAGTCGCCCTACTTTCTTTGGGACGAAGTTCCCGCGGCTCATGTGCTCGAGTTCCTTACAAGCTACGATGCGTATCGGACGCATAGTTTTCTCAACCACTGTGAGCAGCTTCGCACATATATCAAGGACCGAGTTGCCAACGGTGAATTGACGAAGTGGACCGTATGCCTCGTTTCGCAAAAGCCAACCGCCGACGTGCCAGTCGTCCGCTTCGCAGGATTTGACTTGCCCCTCATCAATCGCGCGTACGATACAGATCGAGTATTGCCGCCCGGTCATGTCGACTTCAGAGCCGTTTCCGGCCGCGAGGAGGAACTGGCCGACCTTGACCCGGATCAGTTCAAGCAGGCACTGGAATCGACGCATGCGGACGATCGTAAAGAAGAGAAAAAGCTCAGCTCAATTCCTGCTCGCGAGCACGCCCGCGCCGTCCGACCCGCCGAACGCGGACTTCTGCTCCTCTACCCGATTGTTCCCCTTTCACAGCCGATGGAAGAATTCGTCGTTTCCGCGGCGATTAGTTTTCCGAAATCGAAGAAGGTCGAGTCTCTCTCCTACACCGTCAACGACATCTGGCGTGCCGAGTACGGGTTCATTGGGGACTGGGATGAATCTCTCTAA
- a CDS encoding ATP-binding protein has translation MLGAWLSSPSRRGEAVAAKSRKKPESVPPSAADLIESLRDFGYTLSTALADLIDNSLAALASKIEIVVDPSFPSPHIAVLDDGLGMDEERLVEAMRMATIGPLAARNTGDLGRFGLGMKTASLSQGRCFTVITKRRGKAEPSIRRWDLEHVRTVNDWELLAEPTPTAEQYLERIHGSKHGTAIIVEQLDRVTFVNLPETMKATALASVLDDVRRHLGMVFHRFIAEDGLIVRLGETAIHGWDPYVTELSTRLPTEQLRLHSLKGNIEITPFVLPHHSRLTDEEHERAAGPYGWNAHQGFYIYRCKRLIVPGTWLNLKLKKEEHLKLARIRVDLPNTMDAEWQLNVMKSHVAAPSALRDDFRRIAADVRRQASDVYRVRGERQAPTQNKPERFVWCRQSTRTGVRYKVDRTHPVLKSLLHAGCDHDRLLSEVVTLIESTLPIASMLQEHPKAIDGSVPNEPPLDIEVLVDVLLHTEQHFIRTGMRPEEARKLVLSSEPFVRFKSEILDRVRSRTNDS, from the coding sequence ATGTTAGGGGCTTGGCTTTCATCTCCGTCGAGAAGGGGCGAGGCGGTGGCAGCTAAATCTCGAAAGAAGCCCGAGTCGGTCCCGCCATCAGCCGCGGATTTGATCGAATCACTTCGGGATTTTGGCTACACGCTCTCGACGGCACTTGCCGACCTGATCGATAACAGTTTGGCTGCACTGGCTTCGAAGATTGAAATTGTCGTCGATCCCTCGTTTCCATCACCTCATATTGCGGTGCTGGATGATGGTCTTGGCATGGACGAAGAACGGCTAGTTGAAGCGATGCGCATGGCCACGATCGGCCCACTGGCGGCGCGGAATACCGGCGACCTCGGCCGCTTTGGACTCGGTATGAAGACGGCTTCCCTCTCGCAGGGGCGATGCTTTACGGTCATTACCAAGAGACGCGGAAAGGCCGAGCCTTCGATCCGTCGCTGGGATTTGGAACACGTTCGGACAGTAAACGATTGGGAGCTTCTCGCTGAACCGACGCCGACCGCCGAACAATACCTCGAAAGGATTCACGGCAGTAAGCACGGAACGGCCATCATAGTAGAGCAGCTCGACCGGGTCACCTTCGTAAACCTTCCCGAGACGATGAAAGCCACTGCACTTGCATCCGTGCTTGATGATGTGCGACGTCATCTGGGAATGGTTTTCCATCGGTTTATCGCCGAGGATGGCCTCATTGTCCGTCTCGGCGAAACGGCGATTCACGGCTGGGATCCATACGTCACTGAGTTGTCAACTCGCCTGCCAACAGAGCAACTACGGCTCCACAGTTTAAAGGGAAACATTGAAATAACTCCGTTCGTGCTGCCACACCACAGTCGGTTAACAGATGAAGAGCACGAGCGCGCCGCGGGGCCGTACGGATGGAACGCTCATCAGGGTTTCTATATCTATCGCTGCAAGCGTCTCATTGTTCCCGGGACTTGGCTCAATCTAAAACTCAAGAAAGAAGAACACCTAAAGCTCGCTCGCATTCGCGTTGATCTGCCGAACACAATGGATGCAGAGTGGCAGTTGAATGTGATGAAATCCCACGTCGCAGCTCCGTCCGCGCTGCGCGACGACTTCCGCCGAATTGCAGCTGACGTAAGGCGACAGGCGTCCGATGTGTACAGGGTCCGGGGTGAACGTCAGGCCCCGACGCAGAACAAACCCGAACGATTCGTGTGGTGCCGACAATCGACACGAACAGGTGTCCGCTACAAAGTCGATCGCACTCATCCGGTGCTGAAGTCACTACTTCATGCGGGTTGCGACCACGATCGCTTGTTGAGCGAGGTTGTGACGCTAATCGAGAGCACGCTACCCATTGCGTCCATGCTGCAGGAACATCCGAAAGCTATCGATGGCTCGGTGCCGAACGAGCCGCCGCTTGATATCGAGGTGTTAGTCGATGTGTTGTTACACACCGAGCAACACTTCATTCGCACCGGAATGAGGCCCGAGGAGGCTCGAAAGCTCGTGCTATCAAGTGAGCCGTTTGTTCGATTCAAGAGCGAGATTCTCGATCGGGTAAGATCACGGACCAACGACAGCTAA